Proteins co-encoded in one Papaver somniferum cultivar HN1 chromosome 5, ASM357369v1, whole genome shotgun sequence genomic window:
- the LOC113279188 gene encoding F-box/kelch-repeat protein At3g06240-like yields MSGFPEEITVDILKRLPIKSVLKFRCVCKKWYDILNDPEFLKKQQNHDLGDDDSTLILRKGCDYYSISNDTFTSIASSSSSDVAISLSAKDVKDLDFPIISPKTPMPFIEETVQVLGSCKGLICFVLVFARIHGLLNPFTGEYRKLPSPGSSIPSGKSLFYNYGLGYDSKTSDYKLVRIAKSDENVPEVKVYTVGSNSWRSIENLDIPYVSCRGTSRFLNGCLHWIANYSFQTPRVIVSFDLGSETFKELALPENLRGGSNVCFSAAGGCLTVLCSDPCPWGRFDVWVMKDYGRRESWTRLFTITENIKSFEYIIRSFRHLR; encoded by the coding sequence ATGTCGGGGTTCCCGGAAGAAATCACAGTCGATATCCTCAAACGCTTACCGATAAAATCAGTGTTAAAATTCAGGTGCGTCTGCAAAAAATGGTACGATATACTCAATGATCCTGAGTttcttaagaaacaacaaaatcatgATTTGGGAGACGACGATTCCACTTTAATACTTAGAAAAGGCTGTGATTACTACTCCATTTCTAATGATACATTCACATCGATAGCttcgtcatcatcatcagatGTAGCTATATCGTTATCTGCAAAGGATGTTAAGGATCTTGATTTCCCTATCATTTCTCCAAAGACTCCAATGCCTTTCATTGAGGAAACTGTTCAGGTTTTGGGTTCTTGTAAGGGATTAATTTGCTTTGTCCTTGTTTTTGCTCGTATCCATGGTCTTCTTAATCCATTTACTGGAGAGTACAGGAAATTACCATCACCAGGGTCATCTATTCCATCTGGTAAATCTTTGTTTTACAATTATGGGTTAGGTTATGATAGCAAGACTAGCGATTACAAGTTGGTAAGGATTGCGAAATCAGACGAGAATGTTCCTGAAGTCAAGGTTTATACAGTAGGTTCAAATTCATGGAGGAGCATTGAAAATCTTGACATCCCTTATGTTTCTTGCAGAGGAACATCTAGGTTTTTAAATGGATGTCTTCATTGGATAGCAAATTATAGTTTTCAAACACCTCGAGTCATTGTTTCTTTTGATTTGGGAAGTGAGACATTCAAGGAATTAGCGCTGCCAGAAAATCTGAGAGGCGGCTCTAATGTTTGTTTCAGTGCTGCAGGAGGGTGTCTTACGGTACTTTGTAGTGATCCATGTCCATGGGGTCGGTTTGATGTATGGGTGATGAAAGACTACGGACGGAGAGAGTCTTGGACTAGGCTCTTCACCATTACTGAAAACATCAAATCATTTGAATATATAATCAGAAGCTTTCGGCACTTAAGGTAA